Proteins found in one Microtus pennsylvanicus isolate mMicPen1 chromosome 14, mMicPen1.hap1, whole genome shotgun sequence genomic segment:
- the Erg28 gene encoding ergosterol biosynthetic protein 28 homolog, with product MLLVLVLQYWVVRQRTLSVRGIMSRFLNVLRSWLVMVSIIAMGNTLQSFRDHTFLYEKLYTGKPNLVNGLQARTFGIWTLLSSVIRCLCAIDIHNKTLYHITLWTFFLALGHFLSELFVFGTAAPTVGVLAPLMVASLSILGMLVGLRYLEAEPGSIQKKRN from the exons ATGCTGCTGGTTCTCGTGCTGCAGTACTGGGTCGTCAG GCAGCGCACCCTCTCTGTGAGGGGAATCATGAGCCGCTTCCTGAACGTGTTACGAAGCTGGCTGGTTATGGTGTCCATCATAGCCATGGGGAACACGCTCCAGAGCTTCCGAGACCACACCTTTCTCTATGAGAAGCTCTACACTGGCAAGCCAAACCTTG TGAATGGCCTCCAAGCCCGGACCTTTGGGATCTGGACGCTGCTCTCGTCCGTGATTCGTTGCCTCTGTGCCATTGACATCCACAACAAAAC ACTCTACCACATCACGCTGTGGACCTTCTTCCTCGCCCTGGGACACTTCCTCTCGGAGTTGTTTGTATTTGGAACAGCAGCTCCCACAGTTGGTGTGCTGGCACCCCTGATGGTGGCAA GTCTCTCCATCCTGGGTATGCTGGTTGGGCTCCGGTATCTAGAGGCAGAACCAGGATCcatacagaaaaagagaaactga